One Candidatus Omnitrophota bacterium DNA segment encodes these proteins:
- a CDS encoding DEAD/DEAH box helicase family protein, giving the protein MFNPLNFQEEAVEDLLSRILLIWNREDRQMPLVFKSPTGSGKTFMLAHCIRGLNHLPNWDYDKAFVWITFSDDLAMQSKYKFEKYFENTLENRLLTVDDINQGKLYKNDILFLNWQKVVSRKAEDRVLRRPEEEIMRKETGVYFEDFIDATHSDNREIILIIDEAHTHVTKDLAQQIIDYIDPRIIIHVTATPDQEIELLAYRINSFVEVPRDKVVEEGLIKEKIVIQTNEELRKHKGEDLDKVLLDLGFDKRSNLRKQFEKLSKNVNPLMLIQLPNDDKELRERKEKTKEEIVLEYLKEKGVHENQIALWFDSHRKNLDFISDNNSSIDFMLFKQAAGTGWDCPRAHVLVMFREITSPTFYVQTVGRILRMPEPDKKGDYKNSPELRTGFLFTNYRREEVVIPDQSNKNKPCIHRALLKVKFKNSVKDLKLESAFISRIDYGDIAYSSEFQLSFIKTMNKYFYISQKDFLSEKQQKLGVPLTPRLNNSLVVNAEFRDFDNMSMDFKKKGTDIDFEISQNDIEKLFNYLIYHILKEQTDEDAKISNIARSWSPLKSAIRIWLKDIFGEESNFYYRVFISDIMEGAGSKFKPAITQALKDYRPILNKILEKRREQEQEKERLMFTIQDEYLFTEDYEEIDQDLCVLEQCFIKKDYAGRENEQKFIKYIDSKSKYLSWWFKNGDIGKDYFSLRYFNTAEQKERLFYPDWIIKLKDGRVGIFDTKAGRTLNTEGRASGLAEKIKELGKNYIGGIVKFANGIFYYCNSLEYNDQTESNNKWIRLEEVFEK; this is encoded by the coding sequence ATGTTTAATCCACTTAATTTTCAAGAAGAGGCAGTAGAAGATCTATTATCGAGAATTTTGCTCATTTGGAATAGGGAAGATCGACAAATGCCGTTGGTATTTAAATCTCCTACGGGAAGCGGTAAGACTTTTATGTTAGCACATTGCATTCGTGGACTAAATCATTTACCTAATTGGGATTACGATAAAGCTTTCGTTTGGATTACGTTTAGTGATGATCTTGCAATGCAAAGTAAATATAAATTTGAAAAGTACTTCGAGAATACTTTAGAAAACAGATTATTAACAGTAGATGATATCAATCAGGGGAAGTTGTACAAAAACGATATTCTATTCCTCAATTGGCAAAAAGTGGTTTCAAGAAAGGCGGAAGATAGGGTTTTGAGGCGTCCCGAAGAAGAAATAATGCGGAAAGAGACAGGGGTGTATTTTGAAGATTTTATTGATGCCACCCATTCTGATAACCGAGAAATAATTCTTATTATTGATGAGGCCCATACTCATGTAACAAAAGATTTGGCACAACAAATTATTGATTATATAGATCCACGTATAATTATACATGTAACAGCAACTCCAGATCAAGAAATTGAACTTTTGGCATACAGGATAAATAGTTTTGTTGAAGTGCCTCGGGATAAAGTAGTAGAAGAGGGTTTAATTAAAGAGAAGATAGTCATTCAAACTAATGAAGAGTTAAGAAAACATAAGGGTGAAGATTTAGATAAAGTACTGCTTGATTTGGGATTTGATAAAAGAAGTAATTTAAGAAAACAATTTGAAAAATTAAGCAAAAACGTAAACCCTTTGATGTTGATTCAGTTACCTAATGATGATAAAGAATTGCGGGAGCGGAAAGAAAAGACTAAAGAGGAAATCGTGCTTGAATATTTAAAAGAAAAAGGAGTGCACGAGAATCAGATTGCTTTATGGTTTGACAGCCATAGAAAGAATCTCGATTTTATTAGTGATAATAATAGCAGTATAGATTTTATGCTTTTTAAGCAGGCTGCAGGAACTGGTTGGGATTGTCCTCGGGCCCATGTGTTGGTAATGTTTAGAGAAATAACCTCTCCTACTTTCTACGTACAAACAGTTGGTAGAATTTTGAGAATGCCTGAGCCTGATAAAAAAGGAGACTATAAAAATAGCCCAGAGTTGCGAACAGGTTTCTTATTTACTAATTACCGAAGAGAAGAAGTAGTAATTCCAGACCAGTCTAATAAAAACAAGCCATGTATTCATCGTGCACTTTTGAAGGTTAAGTTTAAGAATTCTGTCAAGGATCTTAAATTAGAATCCGCATTTATTTCTCGTATTGATTATGGAGATATTGCTTATTCATCTGAATTCCAGCTTAGTTTTATTAAAACAATGAATAAGTATTTTTATATCTCACAGAAAGATTTCCTATCTGAAAAACAACAAAAACTTGGAGTACCACTAACCCCTAGATTAAATAATAGTTTAGTAGTAAATGCAGAGTTTAGGGATTTTGATAATATGTCGATGGATTTTAAGAAGAAAGGAACTGATATAGATTTTGAAATATCCCAGAATGATATAGAAAAACTTTTCAACTATTTGATATACCACATACTCAAAGAGCAGACAGACGAAGATGCTAAGATCTCAAATATTGCTAGATCCTGGAGTCCTCTTAAATCAGCCATTCGTATTTGGCTTAAAGATATTTTTGGAGAAGAGAGCAATTTTTACTATCGAGTATTTATTAGCGATATTATGGAGGGAGCAGGTAGTAAATTTAAACCAGCCATTACTCAAGCATTAAAAGATTACAGGCCAATCCTAAATAAAATTTTAGAAAAACGTCGAGAACAAGAGCAGGAAAAAGAGAGATTAATGTTTACTATTCAAGATGAATATCTATTTACAGAAGATTACGAAGAAATAGACCAAGATCTGTGTGTTTTGGAACAGTGTTTTATCAAAAAAGATTATGCTGGAAGAGAAAATGAACAAAAATTCATTAAATATATAGATTCAAAATCAAAATATCTTTCTTGGTGGTTTAAAAATGGTGATATTGGCAAAGATTATTTTTCTTTAAGATATTTCAATACTGCAGAGCAAAAGGAAAGGCTTTTTTATCCAGATTGGATAATTAAGTTAAAAGATGGTAGGGTTGGAATATTTGATACAAAGGCGGGAAGAACGCTTAATACAGAAGGACGTGCGAGTGGGTTAGCAGAGAAAATAAAAGAATTGGGCAAAAATTATATTGGCGGAATAGTTAAGTTTGCGAATGGCATTTTCTATTACTGTAATTCTTTAGAATATAATGATCAAACGGAATCGAATAATAAATGGATTAGATTAGAGGAAGTATTTGAGAAATGA
- a CDS encoding PEP-CTERM sorting domain-containing protein (PEP-CTERM proteins occur, often in large numbers, in the proteomes of bacteria that also encode an exosortase, a predicted intramembrane cysteine proteinase. The presence of a PEP-CTERM domain at a protein's C-terminus predicts cleavage within the sorting domain, followed by covalent anchoring to some some component of the (usually Gram-negative) cell surface. Many PEP-CTERM proteins exhibit an unusual sequence composition that includes large numbers of potential glycosylation sites. Expression of one such protein has been shown restore the ability of a bacterium to form floc, a type of biofilm.), with protein sequence MNASASDFNIVKLTDNDVNDKFPDIYEDNVVWQHWDKVRSNYEIYLNSIEVTNNKKDDTMPVIFGSNIAWTGMDQQYPYYRRIYKNGVPITNPGDIIGNPVMNSGNVVWSSTYDIFLNGTKITNSNNEYNLNPSIYGNNIVWTNRSLAKPESGAEIYFNGANISNNDTADDHPDIFESNIVWQSWDNANNCWQIYKNGNLVTSGNNNKVAPKIYGEDIVWMENDGNHWQIVYNGKYLTAGDYDNYSPEIYGDKIVWMQFDGNDYEIYKATVTPEPASFLLFGMGGLIIRILKRRKKV encoded by the coding sequence ATGAATGCATCGGCATCTGACTTTAATATTGTTAAATTAACAGATAACGATGTCAATGATAAATTTCCTGATATATACGAAGATAATGTGGTATGGCAGCATTGGGATAAAGTAAGAAGCAACTATGAGATTTATTTAAATAGTATTGAGGTAACTAACAATAAAAAAGATGATACTATGCCCGTGATTTTTGGTAGCAATATCGCATGGACAGGCATGGATCAGCAGTATCCTTATTATCGCAGAATATATAAAAATGGTGTACCTATAACCAATCCCGGAGATATTATAGGAAATCCAGTTATGAATAGTGGTAATGTTGTGTGGTCTTCAACTTACGATATCTTTCTCAATGGTACAAAAATTACTAATTCAAATAACGAATATAATTTAAATCCATCTATTTATGGGAATAATATTGTTTGGACGAATCGTTCTCTCGCTAAGCCAGAGTCAGGAGCAGAAATATATTTTAATGGCGCAAATATATCAAATAATGATACTGCTGATGACCACCCAGATATTTTTGAGAGCAATATTGTATGGCAGAGCTGGGATAATGCAAATAATTGTTGGCAGATTTACAAGAATGGTAATCTTGTCACTAGTGGGAATAATAATAAAGTGGCCCCTAAAATATATGGGGAAGATATAGTTTGGATGGAAAATGACGGGAATCATTGGCAGATTGTTTATAACGGAAAGTATCTTACCGCAGGTGATTATGATAACTATTCACCGGAAATCTACGGGGATAAGATTGTATGGATGCAGTTTGATGGCAATGACTATGAGATATATAAAGCGACAGTTACTCCTGAGCCCGCTTCATTTTTACTCTTTGGTATGGGTGGTTTGATAATTAGAATCTTAAAAAGAAGAAAAAAAGTATAA
- a CDS encoding metalloregulator ArsR/SmtB family transcription factor, protein MAYKIKADFLKTLAHPLRLQILEFLKNKEENVGNIAKKLNIPQSSLSRHLLALREAGILRSKQQGTVIYYNIEDKGIFQVLRPIAELLRKKLEKTATVLNSLGK, encoded by the coding sequence ATGGCTTATAAAATAAAAGCAGACTTCCTGAAAACACTGGCTCATCCTTTGCGCCTGCAGATCCTTGAGTTCTTGAAAAACAAAGAGGAAAATGTGGGCAATATCGCAAAGAAATTGAATATCCCGCAGTCAAGCCTATCAAGGCATTTACTCGCGTTAAGGGAAGCCGGGATTTTAAGGTCTAAACAGCAAGGAACGGTTATTTACTATAATATAGAGGATAAAGGCATATTTCAGGTATTGCGTCCCATAGCAGAACTATTACGTAAAAAGTTAGAAAAGACAGCGACTGTATTGAATAGTTTAGGTAAGTAA
- a CDS encoding GNAT family N-acetyltransferase has translation MTVDSELKIKIVNKIKEIPRQDWEKVFPRVLENYNFFKTLDDSNFPQFSFFYIMVYEKEKPVGATSCFIMNFPLDIAVEGAFKKTLNFIKRFSPSFLSPKILICGLPMGQGRIGIAGDPKRVIPAICKGMEQIAQKKKIGIIAFKDFVSDYKKMLDISLDRGFLKIHSLPSTDMDITFSSFDHYLKSLSSVSRSGLKRKFKEIDGKVKIDLEIKNILGDDTLKEVHALYLQTYEKQDLGLEKLTVDFFRNVSKNMPDETKFFLWKMDNKLVAFAFCLVSGEYFIDYYLGFDYSVAHKYHLYSVRFRDLLNWCIQNKIKKYEMGVTSYEPKRRLGFKLFPLYIYVKHRNKFFNPIFRAFSRLLQPANFHPIFKELKKS, from the coding sequence ATGACTGTGGATTCCGAACTTAAAATTAAGATAGTAAATAAGATTAAAGAAATTCCCCGCCAAGACTGGGAGAAGGTATTCCCTCGAGTTTTGGAAAACTATAATTTTTTCAAAACTCTTGATGATTCTAATTTCCCTCAATTCTCATTTTTCTATATTATGGTTTATGAAAAAGAAAAGCCTGTTGGAGCAACCAGTTGTTTTATCATGAATTTCCCCTTAGATATTGCTGTTGAAGGAGCTTTTAAAAAGACTTTGAATTTTATAAAGCGTTTTTCCCCTTCATTCTTAAGCCCTAAGATTTTGATTTGTGGGTTGCCAATGGGGCAGGGTAGAATTGGGATTGCAGGAGACCCTAAGAGAGTAATCCCCGCTATATGCAAAGGTATGGAGCAAATCGCCCAAAAAAAGAAAATCGGAATTATTGCTTTTAAAGATTTTGTTTCTGACTACAAAAAGATGCTTGATATATCATTGGATAGGGGCTTTTTAAAAATTCATTCTTTGCCATCAACCGATATGGACATTACCTTTTCAAGCTTTGACCACTATTTAAAATCTTTAAGTAGTGTTTCCCGCAGCGGATTGAAAAGAAAATTTAAAGAAATAGACGGCAAGGTAAAAATTGACCTGGAAATCAAGAATATCTTAGGGGATGATACGCTAAAAGAAGTGCACGCTCTCTATCTGCAGACTTATGAAAAACAGGATTTGGGGTTAGAAAAACTTACGGTTGATTTTTTCAGGAATGTTTCCAAGAATATGCCTGATGAAACTAAGTTTTTCCTCTGGAAGATGGATAATAAATTAGTGGCATTTGCTTTTTGCCTCGTGTCCGGAGAGTATTTTATTGATTACTATTTGGGGTTTGATTATTCAGTTGCCCATAAATACCATCTGTATTCTGTGCGATTCCGGGATTTGCTAAACTGGTGCATTCAAAACAAAATTAAGAAATATGAGATGGGGGTTACTTCGTATGAACCAAAAAGAAGGTTAGGCTTTAAGCTCTTTCCTCTATATATCTATGTTAAGCACCGTAATAAGTTTTTTAATCCAATCTTCAGGGCTTTCTCCCGCCTCTTACAGCCGGCAAATTTCCACCCGATATTTAAGGAATTAAAGAAAAGTTAG
- a CDS encoding site-specific integrase: MGIYLRKDNWYIDYYANGIRKREKIGTSKKLAETVLQKRKVQVAEGKFLDIKREKKIKFDDFANEYLEVYSKPNNRSWKADLHNLNRLKSFFDGVCLHEITPLLVERFKVERVKEVKPATVNRALARLKSIFNKAIAWGKFNGVNPVNSVKFFPEDNQRTRYLEKEEIIKFFEYCSGNIKPIVIVALNTGMRKGEILNLKWHDIDFKRDIIYLLKTKNNSKREIPMNEAAKTALIKVKKHVDSPYIFCGKDGRPLQNIRKSFFTALEKAGIINFRFHDLRHTFASQLVMSGVDLNTVRELLGHKSLEMTLRYSHLSPDHKKRAVDVLGERIDTFWSPEVNEAKVPENTRLATVLTT; the protein is encoded by the coding sequence ATGGGTATTTATTTAAGAAAAGATAACTGGTATATAGATTATTATGCAAATGGCATACGTAAGCGTGAAAAGATAGGTACTAGTAAGAAGCTTGCTGAAACTGTATTACAAAAGCGTAAAGTTCAGGTTGCAGAAGGTAAGTTTCTAGATATAAAACGAGAAAAGAAGATAAAATTTGACGATTTTGCTAATGAGTATTTAGAGGTTTATTCTAAGCCTAATAATAGGTCATGGAAAGCAGATTTGCATAATCTTAACAGGTTGAAATCATTTTTTGATGGAGTATGCCTTCATGAAATTACACCTTTACTAGTTGAAAGATTCAAGGTAGAGAGGGTAAAAGAAGTGAAGCCCGCTACAGTAAATAGAGCTTTAGCAAGATTAAAATCAATCTTCAATAAAGCTATTGCTTGGGGTAAGTTTAATGGCGTGAATCCAGTTAATAGTGTAAAATTCTTTCCAGAGGATAATCAGAGAACTCGTTATCTTGAAAAAGAAGAAATTATAAAGTTTTTTGAGTATTGCAGTGGGAATATAAAGCCTATAGTCATAGTTGCTCTAAACACAGGAATGAGAAAAGGGGAGATACTCAATCTTAAATGGCACGATATTGATTTCAAAAGAGACATAATTTATCTTTTAAAGACTAAGAACAATAGCAAAAGAGAAATACCAATGAATGAGGCAGCAAAGACGGCTTTAATCAAAGTTAAGAAGCATGTTGATAGCCCGTATATATTCTGTGGTAAAGACGGTAGACCCTTACAAAACATAAGAAAATCATTCTTTACAGCACTAGAAAAGGCAGGTATAATTAACTTTCGATTCCATGATTTGAGACATACCTTTGCTTCTCAGCTAGTAATGTCTGGAGTAGATTTAAACACGGTTAGGGAGCTTTTAGGTCATAAGTCTCTAGAAATGACTTTGAGATACAGCCACCTATCTCCTGACCATAAGAAGCGAGCAGTTGATGTTTTAGGCGAGCGGATAGACACTTTTTGGTCACCAGAGGTTAATGAAGCAAAAGTGCCAGAAAACACCAGGCTCGCAACAGTCTTAACTACATAA
- a CDS encoding metal ABC transporter ATP-binding protein produces the protein MARTCEHCCTKIDNLTVRFGSNTILDKVNLHVNCGEVIGVVGPNGAGKTTLLRTMLGEIPYQGNIAFRIEGRISKKPKIGYVPQKLQFDISSPISVADVVAAAVSFHPIWTGISKDLLRKVEGVLSLFSAQHLLTRKLSELSGGELQRVLLAMAMTPSPQLLLLDEPASGVDAKGLSLFYQIVDDLRKKHDIAVILVTHDLGGISSYIDRLILLNHSVIAEGEPKEVLSNEKLIKAFGPALWNISCLPITNGTPNHPIGLGGRIPESSEGGKHGSH, from the coding sequence TTGGCAAGAACCTGTGAACATTGCTGTACGAAGATAGATAATTTAACCGTTAGGTTTGGCAGCAATACTATTTTAGATAAGGTCAATCTTCATGTTAATTGCGGTGAAGTTATTGGAGTAGTCGGGCCGAACGGCGCCGGTAAAACCACTCTTCTAAGGACAATGCTTGGAGAGATCCCATATCAAGGCAATATAGCTTTCCGGATAGAAGGGAGAATTTCTAAAAAGCCGAAAATCGGCTATGTCCCCCAAAAATTGCAATTTGATATTAGTTCTCCCATTAGCGTTGCGGATGTTGTGGCCGCAGCGGTTAGTTTTCATCCAATCTGGACGGGGATAAGCAAGGATTTGTTAAGGAAAGTAGAAGGTGTTTTGTCTTTATTCTCTGCACAGCATTTATTAACTAGGAAATTAAGCGAACTTTCTGGAGGAGAACTGCAACGTGTATTGCTTGCTATGGCTATGACTCCCTCCCCCCAGCTTTTACTTTTGGATGAGCCTGCTAGCGGCGTAGATGCCAAGGGTTTATCTCTTTTTTACCAGATAGTAGACGACCTTAGAAAGAAACATGATATTGCGGTAATTTTAGTCACGCATGATTTAGGAGGGATTTCTTCTTATATTGACAGGCTTATTCTTCTTAATCATTCTGTTATCGCGGAAGGAGAGCCAAAAGAAGTTCTTTCCAATGAGAAGCTGATAAAAGCATTTGGCCCTGCGCTTTGGAATATCTCTTGCCTTCCCATAACAAATGGGACACCAAACCATCCGATAGGTTTGGGTGGCCGGATTCCAGAATCTTCAGAAGGCGGTAAACATGGCAGCCATTGA
- a CDS encoding metal ABC transporter permease: MAAIEAWYRITDMLPFSWPHYAFMNNALLAVLLVTPLFAILGTMVVNNRMVFFTDVLGHSALTGIAIGVLFGLQNPTFPMIILAVVLAVAINLLKNITKASLDTILGVLFAFIVALGIVILSRQGGFVKYTNYLIGDILTVTPKEIAWFLVLALVVLVYWYAIGNALVLTSVNSSLARSRMINTFLIETSFTVLLALVVIISIKLVGILIINSLLVLPAAASRNFTRNIYSYTIWAVIISVISGISGLIASYYWGTASGATIVLFATVCFGITAILGRRLNK, from the coding sequence ATGGCAGCCATTGAGGCTTGGTATAGAATAACGGATATGCTCCCTTTTAGCTGGCCGCATTATGCTTTTATGAATAATGCGCTTCTGGCTGTTTTATTGGTTACTCCATTATTCGCGATATTAGGAACGATGGTAGTAAATAACCGCATGGTTTTCTTTACCGACGTATTGGGGCATTCCGCTCTTACCGGAATTGCTATAGGCGTACTTTTTGGCCTGCAAAACCCGACATTCCCAATGATAATTCTGGCAGTGGTTCTAGCGGTTGCTATAAACCTTTTAAAGAATATAACCAAGGCTTCTTTAGATACTATCTTAGGTGTTTTATTTGCTTTTATCGTTGCGCTTGGCATAGTTATTTTAAGCAGGCAGGGAGGATTTGTTAAGTATACAAATTATTTAATCGGAGATATCCTTACGGTAACGCCTAAAGAGATAGCTTGGTTTTTAGTGCTTGCACTGGTTGTTTTAGTTTATTGGTATGCGATAGGGAATGCCTTGGTATTAACAAGCGTAAATTCTTCTCTGGCCAGAAGCCGCATGATAAATACGTTTCTTATAGAGACCAGCTTCACAGTGCTTTTAGCGCTGGTTGTTATTATTTCAATAAAGCTCGTAGGTATTTTAATCATAAACTCACTTTTAGTCTTGCCAGCTGCTGCATCGCGGAATTTTACGCGTAATATTTATTCATATACAATATGGGCGGTAATAATAAGTGTTATTTCAGGTATTTCAGGATTAATCGCTTCGTATTATTGGGGCACTGCCTCTGGAGCTACCATTGTTCTTTTTGCCACAGTATGTTTTGGCATAACTGCAATATTGGGAAGGCGGCTTAACAAATAA
- a CDS encoding metal ABC transporter substrate-binding protein, translating into MKIRRKIISFFTALCLFTSFCSILDAKAAEIKGIKVVTSFYPVYILAKNVARDVPGVLVQNFTPPMTGCLHDYTVSTNDMRKLADAQVFVANGAGAESFLDKIVNGYPNLKIVDLSKDIPLIKGLSGEYNSHVWVSISNSISQAKILGKALGEFDPAHKELYDKNTIEYVAKLEVLREKMHSELAEFKARAIITFHEAFPYFSEEFGFNIIAVVEREPGSEPSAKELADTIEIVRKHNVVPLFVEPQYPASVAKTIAKETKASIYILDPVVIGPDDYDAYLDIMENNLKILKQALR; encoded by the coding sequence ATGAAAATTAGACGAAAGATAATTAGTTTTTTCACAGCCCTTTGTTTATTCACTAGTTTCTGCTCTATCTTAGACGCCAAAGCAGCAGAAATAAAGGGGATTAAGGTAGTTACTTCATTCTATCCTGTTTATATTTTGGCTAAAAATGTTGCAAGGGATGTTCCAGGGGTTTTAGTTCAAAATTTCACTCCGCCAATGACAGGTTGCCTTCATGACTATACAGTATCAACCAATGATATGAGGAAATTAGCTGATGCGCAGGTTTTTGTTGCTAATGGCGCAGGGGCGGAGTCTTTTTTGGATAAAATTGTAAACGGCTACCCTAATCTTAAAATTGTAGATTTATCTAAGGATATACCATTGATTAAAGGTTTAAGCGGGGAATATAATTCCCATGTTTGGGTGAGCATATCTAATTCAATAAGCCAAGCAAAAATTTTAGGCAAGGCCTTGGGAGAATTTGACCCGGCTCATAAAGAGCTTTACGATAAAAACACAATTGAGTATGTTGCAAAGCTTGAAGTGTTACGTGAAAAGATGCATTCTGAATTAGCGGAATTTAAGGCAAGAGCGATAATTACATTCCACGAAGCATTCCCTTATTTCTCCGAAGAGTTCGGTTTTAACATTATTGCTGTTGTAGAAAGGGAGCCCGGAAGCGAACCAAGTGCCAAGGAACTTGCTGATACGATAGAGATAGTAAGAAAGCATAATGTTGTTCCATTGTTTGTGGAACCGCAGTATCCAGCTTCCGTTGCCAAAACTATTGCAAAAGAAACCAAGGCTTCAATTTATATCCTTGATCCGGTTGTTATCGGCCCCGATGATTATGATGCCTATTTAGATATTATGGAAAATAACTTAAAGATTTTAAAACAAGCTTTACGATAG
- a CDS encoding helix-turn-helix domain-containing protein, which produces MIVKRFLNVEELAEYLGFAVGTLYVWVCRKKIPYLKIGRTVKFDLQEIENWLKDKRIRELS; this is translated from the coding sequence ATGATTGTTAAAAGATTTTTAAATGTGGAGGAATTGGCAGAATACTTAGGATTTGCTGTAGGTACTCTCTATGTATGGGTATGCCGTAAAAAGATTCCATACTTAAAAATAGGTAGGACAGTTAAGTTTGATTTACAAGAAATCGAGAATTGGCTTAAAGATAAAAGAATAAGGGAATTATCTTGA
- a CDS encoding helix-turn-helix transcriptional regulator: METNIRLKLGKRIKELRLKLGLTQEKLSELAQIDYKYLQRIEGKNPPALKIDTIEKLAKALKVKPAELLKF, encoded by the coding sequence ATGGAGACTAATATAAGACTAAAATTGGGTAAGAGAATTAAAGAATTGAGATTGAAGCTAGGTCTTACTCAGGAGAAACTTTCTGAGTTAGCTCAAATTGATTATAAGTACTTGCAACGTATCGAAGGAAAAAATCCACCTGCTTTAAAGATTGATACTATTGAAAAACTTGCTAAAGCGTTAAAGGTAAAACCTGCCGAGCTGTTAAAATTTTAA